The region TGACTGGTTTTGGGCTCGCCGCCGACAATCTCACACAAAAAAAAGATTTTGTAGATGTTAAACGGATACGGCGGCGTGTGCCCCTGACGGTCCCGGTCATAGACCGCTAACAGCCGGACAACCCGGGCCTCAAAACCCGACTCCTCCCGGATTTCCCGCACGCAGTTTTCGCTGGCTGTCAGCCCCACATCACACCAGCCGCCCGGCAGCGTCCATCCCCCATCGGCCGACTCACGGACCAGTAAAATCTTGTTGTCGCGAAAGCAAACCCCTCGGCAATCCACCTTCGGGGTCGGATAGCCCGTATCTTCCTGAAGCTGATAGAGTATCTTTTCCGGCTCCAGCCCGGTATAGCCCGCCAGAATCTCCGCACAAATCTGCTCAATCTCTTCGTGACGCGCCCGCTCGTACTCGTTTTGAGCAAACGCCCGACCGGCCTGAGCAATCGCCTTCAGCCGTCTGACAATATCAAACCAATCCAGAGCCATTGTCTCTCCATTTCTTAACCAAAACGCAAGCGAGATTAAAATAACCTTCGTCCAAAG is a window of Anaerohalosphaeraceae bacterium DNA encoding:
- a CDS encoding NUDIX hydrolase → MALDWFDIVRRLKAIAQAGRAFAQNEYERARHEEIEQICAEILAGYTGLEPEKILYQLQEDTGYPTPKVDCRGVCFRDNKILLVRESADGGWTLPGGWCDVGLTASENCVREIREESGFEARVVRLLAVYDRDRQGHTPPYPFNIYKIFFLCEIVGGEPKTSHETTEVAFFGEDEIPPLSKGRTLPHEIKQFFRMYRDPSIPADFD